One segment of Pseudoalteromonas rubra DNA contains the following:
- a CDS encoding ABC transporter ATP-binding protein, with translation MSNILELKNISKYFQFDEMKTMALSDISFSVKGGEYVSINGPSGCGKSTLLSILGMLDTPSGGQYFLSGNDVSNLSRDQRATVRCNHIGFVFQSFNLISDLTIEENVILPLTYQDKYNAKEAKEKALSVLEQVDMLHRVKHFPSALSGGQQQRIAIARALVNDPKLILADEPTGNLDSKNADIVLQLFDDLHQQGRTICMVTHDPRSSACASRRIDIFDGKLVSDKPLPELAKSA, from the coding sequence ATGAGCAATATACTAGAACTTAAGAATATCAGTAAGTATTTTCAGTTCGACGAGATGAAGACGATGGCCCTGTCAGACATCAGCTTTTCGGTGAAAGGGGGAGAATACGTTTCTATTAATGGGCCTTCGGGGTGCGGTAAGTCAACCCTGTTGTCCATTTTGGGCATGCTGGATACGCCTTCTGGTGGCCAGTACTTTTTGTCGGGCAATGATGTGTCAAATCTGAGCCGGGATCAGCGCGCCACGGTGCGCTGTAACCACATCGGTTTTGTATTTCAGTCCTTTAACCTGATCAGTGATCTGACAATAGAAGAAAACGTTATTTTACCGCTGACTTACCAGGATAAATACAACGCCAAAGAGGCCAAAGAAAAAGCCTTGTCAGTGCTGGAGCAGGTTGACATGTTGCATCGGGTGAAACACTTTCCGTCGGCCCTGTCCGGCGGTCAGCAACAGCGTATTGCGATAGCCAGAGCACTGGTCAACGACCCCAAATTGATCCTGGCGGATGAACCAACCGGTAACCTGGATTCAAAAAATGCCGACATCGTATTGCAGCTGTTTGATGATCTGCACCAGCAAGGGCGCACCATCTGTATGGTGACGCACGATCCTCGTTCATCAGCCTGCGCCAGTCGCAGAATTGATATTTTTGATGGCAAGCTGGTCAGTGATAAACCGCTGCCTGAGTTGGCAAAAAGCGCCTGA
- a CDS encoding non-ribosomal peptide synthetase, whose amino-acid sequence MVEINKLLAELVAQGVAVYLDNGKLKAKAQKGALTAEHKALISANKHDIIATLSQSAPIEQVERIQPVAEQEKQHSLSFAQQRLWFVNQLQGGGSEYNMPMAYSVYQPFDVSRATRALRTIIARHEILRTGYEASDEGPRRLVREQVSNEVQFTDLSALAEPVQRDEVKALALAHAGREFDLQHDALLDIHYVKLTDTPCGTQPHGILLFNMHHIASDAWSMDILKNEFMTLYSSEQGLPPLSVQYSDFAYWQQNWAKSQDYQDQLAYWRSHLTGLPELHSLTPDHPRPAKKKFSGKKCNQTLSAELTEKLVTIARHYQLSPFMCLHSALVLLLHTFTASRDIVVGTTVANRAQAEVAQLIGCFLNRLVLRVELKAQSLDSYLQHIRQVHLSAQANQDVPFEHLVEQLDVTRSNSYTPLFQIQLTCNDSGLADSPQAPKSTPFRPYVPEDMTMTIRGDIDIHAELGQEGTVIGWSYDDALYSEQSITTMMAHLETILENYARCLDTEHGFTTSIDALTALSDTQFSQLQTQLPVTHSAYDARSLTERFEQLAVLTPDAIAVHSDTEQLSYAQLNAQAAKLADCLQEQGVEPGDLVGVCMPRSACLMVSLLGVLKAGAAYIPFEPSNTKARNQQIIADAALEWVIVSDALAARVPDAGVDLLLLEQDVTDANWLSGYDSDFGTETVAHDSPAYVIYTSGSTGTPKGVEISHRALMDYLNFALKGYYADHLNGSLLVTSHGFDIGVPSLYLPLLSGGSVQLLDNQELLPALSKALNKADEPRLVRMTPHHVEGVLALQEAPLAGVQHVFVIGGERFERDVALALQTQFPDSQVFNHYGPSEATVGCVMYDISANHADLPAELPIGRAMDNTYAYVLDAQLNALPQGARGELFVGGPCLATGYVNNPTLSAERFIENPFYDPSDATSPARLYRTGDQVRYQNSGELMFLGRIDEQVKIRGFRVELGDISSQLQQISGVESAEVLCKALATGPELVAYIKAENSAQLGALLSDCERLLGEQLPAYMVPAHFVGLQNWPLTANGKLDKKALPDPQEKAAAQHVAPRTATEQQLVELWSSLLKLTPEQISVDSSFFKLGGHSLLSVRLVAAIKQAFGVEFSISELFEHASIASQAQQVEHKQAQGGSTAQRIEVQARPQDGRMAASFAQQRLWFIDRLQGGSAQYNMPAAFEVSGELDLDAVEAALNTIVARHEVLRSVYRDGDSGTEQVIQTDVHFTLDYEDLRLLNPATQQQTIASLIPRLQSQPFDLSKDLMIRAAYIDTGADSEHASVLLFNIHHIASDGWSLQLLVKEFVQLYRAYTQNQDNPLTPLPIQYADYAHWQHSYLSGPVLERQLTYWSEQLSDLPPVHSLPLDHPRPQVKQHVGELVQGKLDSDVAAGLAELAQSQGLTSFMLLHSALSLLLSRHSNSKDVVIGTPVANRTQTELESLIGFFVNTLVLRVNTAQPDITRYLEHVKAVHLGAQSHQDVPFEQLVERLNVPRSTAHSPLFQIMLTTQTDYGLDEQATEQGELDLNGAALTMRGAAQTVAKFDIEVNISTSAQGVAINWVYDKALFTHAHISTLNRHLMQILTQLSQLQSTSVPLSSIALLSAQERTHLLETLNPAPVDYDTTLTMAQWIERQVAKTPTQTALCYEGQTLSYQSLNDKANQLARHLRAEHQVVPGTLVGVCMTRSLEMVIGILAILKAGGAYVPLDPTLPETRLDYMLAHAGITTILTQSDHQSKCQANNENTPALILMDGYAQDVTRFGDYATQDLSPQETGLSAQDMAYMIYTSGSTGKPKGVLVSHQALVNRVDWMDKQYGCDHHDVILQKTPFGFDVSVWEFMWPLCRGAQMVLARPEGHKDPQYLCQLIRQSGVTKLHFVPSMLGIMLDYGALAQCTSIRQVFCSGEALQVKQVQGFRASLPDAQLHNLYGPTEAAIDVSYWDCSQPISTTVPIGKPIQNIQLLILDDDLQLVPFGSAGELFIGGDGLAWGYHNQPELTAERFINNPYQSEMGARASTRLYRTGDLVRYLDNGDIEYLGRSDDQIKINGLRIELGEIESALLAQPEVDSALVTTIELDQATPTLVAYFKSTLSATELDEAQLTEQLQARLSQSLPAYMVPTLLCHVSPWPVTANGKVDRRALPTPACKNVAAHAPQTDMEKQLATLWQQVLQCPIQTIYKESDFFALGGSSLKLITLAMLIEKSFACAVSLEQLFKTTLLAAQADLIAAGGTEQATPQLKPLNSSTDAAFTVLCLPGAADLARSFMPLAQALEGEMTVYGYEHLPEHAAASSIQAYANEYCAHIRSHFMQPLKAGRLVLLGHSMGGLLAAEISKQLAPTPPALTILLDSYIACSDVSETNTEQALQALIKQLAIPAGFAEQFERLMLRHTSLAEGYQLTSEVAQRCFLIGARANPSWTEAYQIFLRDKLQLPHSSVAGDHYSILWQENIKELTAQIKQHIDQRIGKQQLQQERFEDDSVREV is encoded by the coding sequence ATGGTTGAAATCAACAAATTATTAGCTGAACTGGTTGCTCAGGGAGTAGCAGTTTACCTGGATAATGGCAAGCTCAAGGCCAAAGCCCAGAAAGGGGCCCTGACCGCAGAGCATAAAGCGCTTATTAGCGCGAATAAGCATGACATTATTGCAACGCTGTCCCAATCAGCCCCCATTGAGCAGGTTGAACGCATTCAGCCGGTGGCAGAGCAAGAAAAACAACATAGTTTGTCGTTTGCTCAGCAGCGTCTGTGGTTTGTCAATCAACTACAAGGCGGTGGCAGTGAGTACAATATGCCGATGGCGTACTCGGTGTATCAGCCGTTTGATGTATCACGCGCCACGCGTGCGTTGCGCACCATTATCGCGCGTCATGAGATTCTCAGAACGGGCTATGAAGCCAGTGACGAAGGACCCCGGCGCCTGGTACGTGAACAAGTCAGCAATGAGGTGCAGTTTACCGATCTGAGCGCGCTGGCGGAACCCGTGCAACGGGACGAGGTCAAGGCACTGGCGCTGGCCCATGCCGGACGGGAATTTGATCTGCAACACGATGCACTGCTGGATATTCACTATGTCAAACTAACCGATACGCCGTGTGGTACTCAGCCTCATGGTATTTTGCTGTTTAACATGCACCATATCGCGTCCGATGCCTGGTCGATGGACATACTTAAAAATGAATTTATGACGCTGTACAGCAGTGAACAGGGGTTACCCCCTTTATCGGTGCAGTACAGTGATTTTGCTTATTGGCAGCAAAACTGGGCAAAGTCGCAGGACTATCAGGACCAGTTAGCCTACTGGCGTTCACATCTCACGGGCTTACCAGAATTACACAGCCTGACCCCAGATCATCCCAGACCTGCGAAGAAAAAGTTCAGTGGCAAAAAATGCAATCAGACACTCAGTGCTGAACTGACGGAAAAATTAGTAACCATTGCCCGTCACTATCAGTTATCACCCTTTATGTGTCTGCACAGTGCGCTGGTATTGCTACTCCATACTTTTACAGCCAGCCGGGATATTGTGGTGGGCACCACCGTTGCTAACCGGGCTCAGGCCGAAGTAGCGCAGTTGATAGGGTGTTTCTTAAATCGTCTGGTATTGCGGGTGGAGCTCAAAGCCCAGTCCCTGGACAGTTATCTGCAACATATTCGGCAAGTTCATTTGTCGGCTCAGGCCAATCAGGATGTGCCTTTTGAGCACCTGGTTGAGCAGCTCGATGTAACCCGCTCTAATAGCTATACGCCGCTATTTCAAATTCAGCTGACCTGTAATGACAGTGGTTTAGCTGACAGCCCACAGGCGCCGAAAAGCACGCCGTTCAGACCGTATGTGCCCGAAGATATGACCATGACAATTCGCGGTGATATCGATATCCATGCAGAGCTTGGTCAGGAGGGGACCGTGATTGGCTGGTCATATGATGATGCCTTGTACAGTGAACAAAGCATCACGACCATGATGGCACATCTTGAAACTATCTTAGAAAACTATGCCCGTTGTCTGGACACTGAGCATGGATTTACCACTTCTATTGATGCTTTGACGGCGCTCAGCGATACGCAGTTTAGTCAGTTACAAACCCAGTTGCCAGTCACGCACAGCGCTTACGACGCGCGCAGTTTGACAGAGCGCTTTGAGCAGCTGGCTGTGCTGACACCGGATGCGATTGCCGTGCACAGTGACACCGAACAACTTAGCTATGCGCAGCTTAATGCGCAGGCGGCTAAACTGGCTGACTGTTTGCAGGAGCAGGGCGTTGAGCCCGGCGATCTGGTGGGCGTGTGCATGCCACGCAGTGCCTGCCTGATGGTGAGCTTACTGGGCGTACTCAAAGCCGGGGCAGCTTATATTCCGTTTGAACCCAGCAACACCAAAGCCCGCAACCAGCAGATTATCGCTGATGCCGCTCTGGAGTGGGTGATTGTCAGTGACGCACTGGCCGCCCGCGTTCCGGATGCCGGGGTTGACCTGTTGTTACTGGAGCAGGATGTCACTGATGCGAACTGGCTCAGTGGCTATGACAGCGATTTTGGCACGGAAACGGTTGCCCATGACAGTCCCGCTTATGTGATTTACACCTCAGGCTCTACGGGTACTCCCAAAGGCGTGGAGATAAGCCACCGGGCCCTGATGGATTATTTGAACTTTGCCCTCAAAGGCTACTATGCCGACCACCTTAACGGTTCACTGCTGGTGACATCACATGGTTTTGATATTGGTGTTCCGAGTTTGTACTTACCGCTATTGAGTGGTGGCAGTGTGCAACTGCTGGATAATCAGGAGTTGTTACCGGCCCTGAGTAAAGCCCTGAATAAAGCGGATGAGCCACGACTGGTGCGGATGACGCCGCATCATGTGGAAGGGGTACTGGCCTTGCAGGAGGCGCCGCTTGCAGGCGTGCAGCATGTCTTCGTGATTGGCGGTGAGCGCTTTGAGCGCGATGTGGCACTGGCCTTACAAACCCAGTTCCCGGACAGTCAGGTATTCAACCACTATGGTCCGTCTGAGGCCACGGTAGGCTGTGTGATGTATGACATCAGTGCCAATCATGCCGACTTACCGGCGGAGCTACCCATTGGCCGGGCCATGGACAACACCTATGCCTATGTACTGGATGCGCAGCTTAACGCCCTGCCACAGGGTGCCCGGGGTGAGTTGTTTGTCGGCGGGCCGTGTCTGGCCACAGGTTATGTGAATAACCCGACGCTGAGCGCCGAGCGCTTTATTGAGAACCCGTTTTATGACCCCAGTGATGCGACCAGTCCGGCCCGTTTGTATCGCACCGGCGATCAGGTGCGCTATCAAAACAGTGGCGAGCTGATGTTTTTAGGACGCATAGACGAGCAGGTTAAGATCCGGGGTTTCCGGGTGGAGCTGGGTGATATCAGCAGCCAGTTGCAGCAAATCTCGGGCGTTGAATCGGCTGAGGTGTTGTGTAAAGCCCTGGCCACCGGCCCGGAGCTGGTCGCCTATATTAAGGCGGAAAACTCGGCGCAGCTGGGGGCTCTGTTAAGTGACTGCGAGCGTCTGCTGGGTGAGCAGTTACCGGCCTATATGGTACCGGCCCACTTTGTCGGGCTGCAAAACTGGCCGCTGACGGCGAACGGTAAACTGGACAAAAAAGCACTGCCGGACCCGCAGGAAAAAGCCGCGGCCCAACACGTTGCGCCACGCACAGCAACGGAGCAGCAGCTGGTTGAGCTGTGGTCTTCATTATTAAAGTTAACGCCGGAGCAGATAAGCGTAGACAGCAGCTTCTTTAAGCTGGGTGGACATTCTTTGTTGTCGGTGCGTTTAGTGGCGGCAATCAAACAGGCCTTCGGGGTTGAATTTAGTATCAGCGAGTTGTTCGAACATGCGAGCATCGCCAGCCAGGCACAACAGGTCGAGCATAAACAGGCACAGGGAGGCAGCACAGCACAGCGCATAGAAGTGCAGGCCCGTCCGCAAGATGGTCGCATGGCCGCATCCTTTGCGCAGCAACGACTGTGGTTCATCGACCGCTTACAGGGTGGCTCGGCGCAATACAATATGCCAGCCGCATTTGAAGTGAGTGGTGAACTGGACCTGGACGCTGTTGAAGCAGCACTGAACACCATAGTTGCACGCCACGAAGTACTGCGCAGTGTCTATCGGGACGGCGACTCGGGAACAGAGCAGGTGATCCAGACTGACGTACACTTCACACTGGATTATGAAGATCTCAGGCTGTTGAACCCGGCAACACAGCAGCAGACAATTGCGTCACTGATCCCACGCTTACAATCACAGCCGTTTGACCTGAGCAAGGACCTGATGATCCGGGCAGCGTATATAGATACGGGTGCCGATTCTGAGCATGCGTCTGTGCTACTGTTTAATATCCACCATATCGCCTCTGACGGATGGTCATTGCAGTTGCTGGTGAAAGAGTTTGTGCAGCTGTATCGGGCTTACACGCAAAATCAGGACAATCCGCTGACCCCGTTACCGATTCAGTATGCTGATTATGCCCATTGGCAACATAGCTATCTGAGCGGCCCGGTTCTGGAGCGCCAGTTAACCTACTGGAGTGAGCAATTATCTGATCTGCCTCCGGTACACAGCCTGCCGCTGGACCACCCGCGTCCGCAGGTCAAGCAGCATGTCGGGGAGCTGGTGCAGGGTAAACTGGATAGTGATGTCGCAGCTGGGCTGGCCGAGCTGGCTCAATCGCAGGGACTAACCTCCTTTATGCTATTACACAGCGCGCTTTCATTACTGCTGAGCAGACACAGTAACAGTAAAGACGTGGTGATAGGCACACCGGTTGCGAATCGCACACAGACTGAACTTGAGTCCTTAATCGGCTTTTTTGTCAATACACTTGTACTGAGAGTGAACACGGCTCAGCCCGACATAACGCGTTACTTAGAGCATGTTAAAGCGGTGCACCTTGGTGCACAGTCGCATCAGGACGTGCCATTTGAACAGCTGGTTGAGCGCTTAAACGTGCCAAGAAGTACAGCACATTCGCCACTATTTCAAATTATGCTCACCACGCAGACCGATTATGGCCTTGATGAGCAGGCCACTGAGCAGGGGGAGCTGGACCTGAACGGGGCGGCACTGACCATGCGTGGTGCAGCACAGACCGTGGCCAAATTCGATATTGAAGTCAACATAAGTACGTCAGCGCAGGGGGTTGCGATTAACTGGGTGTATGACAAAGCCTTGTTTACGCATGCGCACATCAGTACGCTCAATCGCCATCTGATGCAGATATTAACTCAGCTATCACAGCTGCAATCCACGTCGGTGCCGTTAAGCAGCATCGCGTTGTTATCCGCACAGGAGCGAACGCATTTACTTGAGACACTCAATCCGGCACCGGTTGATTATGATACGACGCTGACGATGGCGCAGTGGATTGAACGTCAGGTCGCTAAAACCCCGACGCAAACCGCGCTATGTTACGAAGGACAGACACTGAGTTATCAGTCTCTCAATGATAAAGCGAACCAACTGGCCAGACACCTGCGTGCGGAACATCAGGTTGTTCCCGGCACTCTGGTGGGCGTGTGCATGACCCGCTCCCTGGAAATGGTGATCGGCATACTGGCCATACTGAAAGCTGGTGGTGCCTATGTGCCGCTTGACCCAACACTGCCAGAAACACGTCTGGACTATATGCTGGCACACGCAGGTATTACGACCATCTTGACGCAAAGTGACCATCAGTCTAAGTGTCAGGCAAACAATGAAAATACGCCTGCACTGATCCTGATGGATGGGTACGCGCAGGACGTGACACGTTTTGGAGATTATGCAACCCAGGATCTGAGTCCGCAGGAAACCGGGCTGAGTGCTCAGGATATGGCCTATATGATTTATACCTCAGGGTCGACAGGAAAACCCAAGGGGGTGTTAGTCAGCCATCAGGCTTTGGTTAACCGGGTTGACTGGATGGATAAGCAGTATGGTTGCGATCATCACGATGTTATTTTGCAAAAAACGCCGTTTGGCTTTGATGTCTCGGTCTGGGAATTTATGTGGCCGTTATGTCGCGGAGCCCAGATGGTGCTGGCACGGCCTGAGGGACATAAAGATCCGCAGTATTTGTGTCAGTTAATCCGCCAAAGCGGTGTGACTAAGTTGCACTTTGTTCCTTCCATGCTGGGCATTATGCTGGATTATGGCGCGCTGGCACAGTGCACCAGTATTCGTCAGGTATTTTGTAGTGGGGAGGCGTTACAGGTTAAACAAGTGCAGGGCTTCAGAGCCAGTTTGCCTGATGCACAACTACACAACCTCTATGGGCCAACCGAAGCGGCAATTGATGTCAGTTATTGGGATTGCTCGCAGCCAATCAGCACCACAGTGCCCATAGGTAAACCCATTCAGAACATCCAGCTGTTGATCCTCGATGACGACTTGCAGCTGGTGCCCTTTGGCAGTGCCGGAGAGTTGTTTATCGGCGGAGATGGTCTGGCCTGGGGATACCATAACCAGCCAGAGCTGACTGCTGAGCGGTTCATTAACAATCCATATCAGAGCGAAATGGGCGCGCGGGCCAGTACCCGACTGTACCGAACCGGTGATTTAGTGCGTTATCTGGATAACGGCGATATTGAGTATCTCGGACGCAGCGATGATCAGATAAAAATCAATGGACTACGCATCGAGTTGGGAGAAATAGAAAGTGCGTTACTGGCGCAACCTGAAGTGGATTCCGCCCTGGTTACCACCATTGAGCTGGATCAGGCAACCCCGACTCTGGTGGCCTATTTTAAAAGCACACTAAGTGCCACTGAGCTGGATGAAGCACAGCTGACAGAGCAGTTACAGGCGCGACTGAGTCAGAGTTTACCGGCCTATATGGTGCCAACTCTGTTGTGCCATGTTTCACCCTGGCCGGTGACTGCAAATGGCAAAGTCGACCGCCGCGCTCTGCCAACGCCAGCATGTAAAAATGTGGCGGCACACGCGCCACAAACGGATATGGAAAAGCAGCTGGCGACCTTGTGGCAGCAGGTTCTGCAGTGCCCGATCCAGACGATTTATAAAGAGAGTGACTTTTTTGCGCTCGGAGGCAGCTCACTGAAGCTGATCACGCTGGCGATGCTGATTGAAAAGTCTTTCGCCTGTGCAGTTTCACTGGAGCAGTTGTTTAAAACGACGCTGCTGGCAGCTCAGGCAGACTTGATTGCAGCGGGTGGCACCGAACAGGCGACGCCACAGCTGAAACCATTAAACAGCAGCACCGATGCGGCATTCACTGTGTTGTGTTTGCCGGGCGCAGCCGACCTGGCGCGCAGCTTTATGCCGCTAGCTCAAGCCCTGGAGGGAGAAATGACGGTTTATGGCTATGAACACTTGCCTGAACACGCAGCGGCCTCAAGCATTCAGGCCTATGCAAATGAATATTGCGCGCATATTCGTAGCCATTTTATGCAGCCACTTAAAGCGGGTCGCCTGGTGCTATTAGGCCACTCTATGGGCGGACTATTAGCGGCTGAGATCAGCAAGCAGCTGGCACCGACCCCGCCTGCGCTGACCATTTTGCTGGACAGCTATATAGCCTGTTCGGATGTCAGCGAGACAAACACGGAGCAGGCTTTACAGGCATTGATTAAACAGCTGGCGATCCCTGCTGGTTTTGCCGAGCAGTTTGAGCGTCTGATGTTACGTCACACCAGTCTGGCCGAAGGCTATCAGCTGACGAGCGAAGTAGCACAACGCTGCTTCCTGATTGGTGCCCGGGCAAACCCCAGCTGGACCGAAGCTTATCAGATATTTTTGAGAGATAAATTACAGCTACCTCACAGCAGTGTGGCCGGCGATCACTATTCAATATTGTGGCAGGAAAATATCAAAGAACTCACTGCCCAGATAAAACAGCATATTGATCAGCGTATTGGCAAACAACAGTTACAACAAGAGAGATTTGAAGATGACAGTGTTAGAGAAGTATAG
- a CDS encoding TauD/TfdA family dioxygenase, producing the protein MTVLEKYSVEDLQSVKGMPLLLEVALEGQRATHWAAEHAGQIDALLDANGAVMLRGLNIMSSKQFGQVLSTLFDAELLNYSYRSTPRTELKGNVYTATEYHPDEVIPQHNEHAYSNKWAMRLGLCCLLPPQAGGETPIADSREVFKRIPQEIREKFAAKKVKYVRNYGDIDLPWSEVFQTTDKREVEQYCFNNQLDFEWIGEHRLRTSQINPAIARHPKTDEQVWFNQAHLFHVSSLGEETCAQLLSACGEDGLPRNAFYGDGEPLEPEVLDIIRAAYDETTLYTPWQKGDLMLVDNMLFTHGRRPFSGDRKVLVGMAREYGW; encoded by the coding sequence ATGACAGTGTTAGAGAAGTATAGCGTGGAGGATTTACAGTCAGTTAAGGGCATGCCTCTGCTACTGGAAGTCGCCTTAGAAGGACAAAGAGCCACTCATTGGGCTGCTGAGCATGCCGGGCAAATAGATGCCCTGCTTGATGCCAATGGCGCAGTCATGTTACGTGGCCTCAATATTATGAGCAGTAAACAGTTTGGTCAGGTGCTGAGCACGCTATTTGACGCTGAATTGTTGAATTACTCTTATCGCTCAACACCGCGCACTGAGCTGAAAGGCAATGTGTACACCGCGACGGAATATCACCCAGATGAAGTGATCCCGCAACATAATGAGCATGCTTATTCAAACAAGTGGGCGATGCGACTGGGGCTATGTTGTTTGCTTCCCCCACAGGCCGGAGGTGAAACCCCAATCGCTGACAGCAGGGAGGTATTTAAACGTATTCCGCAGGAGATCCGTGAAAAGTTTGCTGCGAAAAAAGTGAAGTATGTACGTAACTACGGTGATATCGATTTGCCCTGGAGCGAGGTATTTCAGACTACGGACAAGCGTGAAGTTGAGCAGTATTGTTTCAACAATCAGCTCGATTTTGAGTGGATTGGCGAGCATCGTTTGCGTACCTCGCAGATTAACCCCGCCATTGCCAGACACCCTAAAACCGACGAACAAGTGTGGTTCAACCAGGCGCATTTATTCCATGTGTCCTCGCTGGGTGAAGAAACCTGTGCCCAGTTGCTCAGTGCCTGTGGGGAAGACGGTTTGCCGCGTAACGCATTCTATGGTGACGGCGAGCCGCTGGAACCTGAAGTACTGGACATCATTCGTGCCGCATATGACGAAACAACGCTTTACACCCCCTGGCAAAAAGGCGATTTGATGCTGGTTGACAATATGCTGTTTACCCACGGCCGAAGACCCTTTAGTGGCGACCGTAAGGTTCTGGTTGGCATGGCCAGAGAATATGGCTGGTAA
- a CDS encoding efflux RND transporter periplasmic adaptor subunit: MDITIEEQKKFNWRYVKIALAAVVIISGAWWLKSYFGQATALVDSTDVRTAKVQNGQFQVSVRGMGVLKPKEVIWVASEVAGRVEKVFVKAGAVVEKGQPIVKLNNPKLSLVLANAQAKLEKTIAENTAQYAQFESDLLDAEAAVKRAKMTHQGNELELNAQRKLREMGNSSVSQIKFKRTEFTVQSSKLDHELQKQRLEKLKLNIEAQKLAHKAQQQTLQQELARAQEQLDNLYVRAAMDGVLQSMDLELGQDVAEGGSVGKIANPRSLIAEIDVQELQIKDVTPGLGVTIDTRKSQIQGVVSRVSPQVEKGLVAVEVDLIEALPSEARPELSIEGVINITDKPNTLFVAKPAFAEEYQSAKIFRVDSKGNIAQAVQVRFGQSSVNFIEITEGLNNGDTVIISATDNFANNEKIFLHN, from the coding sequence ATGGACATTACCATTGAAGAGCAAAAGAAGTTTAACTGGCGGTACGTCAAAATTGCGCTAGCCGCAGTGGTGATTATTTCCGGCGCCTGGTGGCTGAAGAGCTACTTTGGACAGGCAACCGCCCTGGTTGACAGCACGGATGTGCGTACTGCCAAAGTGCAAAACGGGCAGTTTCAGGTCAGCGTGAGAGGTATGGGCGTACTGAAACCCAAAGAAGTCATCTGGGTGGCGTCTGAAGTGGCCGGGCGAGTAGAGAAGGTCTTTGTTAAGGCGGGGGCGGTAGTTGAAAAAGGGCAGCCCATTGTCAAACTCAACAACCCCAAACTGTCGTTGGTACTGGCCAATGCACAGGCCAAACTGGAAAAAACGATTGCTGAAAATACCGCACAGTATGCTCAGTTTGAGTCTGATTTGCTGGATGCGGAAGCCGCGGTAAAGCGTGCAAAAATGACCCACCAGGGCAATGAGCTGGAACTTAACGCACAGCGCAAACTGCGCGAGATGGGCAACAGCAGCGTATCGCAAATTAAGTTTAAGCGCACAGAGTTTACAGTGCAAAGCAGCAAGCTGGACCATGAGTTACAAAAGCAACGACTGGAAAAGCTGAAGCTCAATATTGAGGCACAAAAGCTGGCTCATAAAGCACAGCAGCAGACCCTGCAACAGGAGCTGGCCCGGGCACAAGAGCAACTCGACAACCTTTATGTCCGTGCGGCAATGGATGGGGTATTGCAAAGCATGGATCTGGAGTTAGGTCAGGATGTGGCAGAAGGTGGCAGTGTGGGCAAGATTGCCAATCCGCGTAGCCTGATCGCAGAAATAGACGTACAGGAACTGCAAATTAAGGATGTGACACCGGGTTTAGGGGTCACTATAGATACCCGTAAATCACAGATCCAGGGCGTTGTGTCTCGGGTCAGTCCTCAGGTGGAAAAGGGCCTGGTTGCGGTAGAAGTAGATCTGATCGAGGCACTGCCCAGTGAAGCCCGTCCGGAACTGTCAATTGAAGGGGTGATCAACATCACCGACAAGCCCAACACTTTGTTCGTTGCGAAACCTGCGTTTGCTGAGGAGTACCAAAGTGCCAAGATTTTCAGAGTCGATAGCAAAGGCAATATTGCACAGGCCGTACAGGTCAGGTTTGGACAAAGTTCAGTGAATTTTATCGAGATTACAGAGGGGCTGAATAACGGCGATACCGTGATTATTTCCGCCACCGACAATTTTGCTAATAACGAAAAAATATTTTTACATAATTAG